ATACTTTCCTGCTTGGCGATCAGAGTTTAATCAAGTCTGCAGAGTCAGACAACTCCACACTGCCTCTGAATGCTTCTATCGTAGTTCTATTTGCTGATGCTGTGAAGGGATCTCTTCTCTCAACGAATCTAGAAGTACAGACAGGGACATTGGATTTAATCTTTCATTTCCTATCATCCGATGCAAATATTCATGTTCTACTTGAAACTTTGATAGATGAAAATGTTGCAGATTATGTATTCGAGGCGCTGAGGTTATCAGGTAGGAGAAATGCCCTTTTTTCCTTTCATCAACGTCTGcattattttttctttttttcctcaTGATTGTTAAATTAAGTTGAACTGTATACATTTTTTAGGAAATAATGATCCACTGGTTATTTCCTCTATTCAAGTACTATCACTGTTAGCCACTTCAGAGGAGCGATTCAAAGAAAAGCTTGCCATTGGATTTTCCACTCTGCTTCCTGTTCTTAACTATGTTGCAGAGATTCCTTTTCATCCAGTCCAGTCTCAAGTTTTACGACTTGTTTGGATTTGCATTGTTAATTGTTCTGGTATCCTGTCGTTGTCCCAAGAAGAACAGATAGCATGTACTATGACTGTAATATTGAGAAGAAATGACAATTGTGAACTTGGAATGTGTtctgaaacctttgttcttgtttGCTCAATATTAATAGAGATTCTGAGGTCACCATCTGCTCATGATATCCAGAGATTACCATCATTTATTGAAGAAGCATCAAAACATGCTATCTCTTCGACGTTACCTCATGGGGATAACTGTGCGTTCCTCGTACCACATTCCCTTCGTCTTCTGAAAGAAGCACTTGTATTCTGCCTCGAAGGGAATAAAGATAAGATTTCTGTCGAGAAAGATCTTGAGGATAGCATCATTGGAATTTGTGGAACATATTTATTGCATTGGCTTGAAAGTGCTGTTGTCGATGGTAGTGATGATGAAACATTGGGAGAAATCCTTCAGATTTTCCATATTATTTTATCAAGCACATCTCCCAGTAAGCAACTCAAGTTTGCTGAGATGCTTGCCTCatcatcatggtttatcttgtcATTTGGATTCATGGGCTTATTTCCTACTGATCCTGTCAAATCAGTAGTATATTTGGTCACTAGTTCGATTGTTGACAAAATTTTGGGCTCTAAATATGGGGAAACAATTAGAGATTCATACATATATCTGCCATCAGACCCTACAGAACTTATTTATGTACTTGGACAATGTAGCTCAGAAGACTTCAACTTGGCATCATGTCAATCCGCTATCCTAGTAATATTGTATGCCTGTTCATTCTACAATGAAAGGTAGTTATCTGTTGCATTTGATCCACATTTGAGAAGAAAAAAACTGTTATTCTAATGTGATGCTTGTTTAATTAATCaggttggttgctgacagccaacttcTTTCTTCGGTTGAGCAATACATCCTTCTCAATGGTGTGAAGTTCCACTATGAAATCACTGATTCTGTGATGCTTACTCTGCTGGTCCATCTTTATGCCTTCATCAGAGGCATTGCATTTAGCTGTAGTACTCCATATAGTCCAGAAGCTGAGAAAACTCTGTTCCGTGTAATGGCATACAAGGAGTGGGATTTGCTTTCTATCCGAGCCCATCCAATAGCACTAAAATGGCTCTTCCAGAAGGGAGAACTTATGAAACCACTATCTCTCCAGATGCTAGATTTCTGCAGAACTTTCTGTGAAGATAAAACTATTGTGCTTCCAAACAGCAGTCATTCTGTGGACATACAGATGGTTGCAGAACTGGTATTTTCGGGAGAGACTAGCCTCTCGTCTTTGCTGGTTTCCTTACTGGATCAGATTATAAAGGATGGCACAGAAGATGAGGTCTTCTCGGTGGTTAGTGTGATTGCTGAAATTCTAGTAATCTCTCCTTGTTCTTCTGATCAGTTTACATCATGTGGCGTTCTTGATGCAGTTGGTAGTATATATTGCTTGACATATTCCTCaaggatcaaaacaatgtgttccTTTTTGATCTTTAACATTTTATACTCAGCGAATGCAATGACAGTCTCCCAGGAAGATGAATGGCTTGCTCTTACCATTAAGGTAATCTTGTTTTATATGTCTTTAAGTTGAAATTTACGCAATTAGTTTTGGCCTTATTTTTGCTACGAGTACATTTTTTTGCAAATTATCTTTCCTGGTTACAAATAGCTTTAGGAATTTAGTATCCTCAAAATGTATTTCAGATAACAGGTTTTACTTCTTTATCTGTTTATATGAGATGTGCTGACAGTACACAACTAAAGAAGTTTGGTATAGTCTAGAGGATTTGTAGTGATAGATAACTTTAGTTAGGACTATTGAATCCTAGGGGTCCCGCAAGTGGTTTTCCAAGATCATACCCTTAGATGGGTTCATCAAATTTGATATGTTAGAATAAGTAAAAAACAGTCTCATCTCCTTTGTCCCAATTGGATCAAACCTAAAAGCCAATTAGTACTGATGTATGTCTTCTCAATTTATGTGATACTCATAAATGGATTAATTGCTCACCAGAAGTTGTTTTCCTTTTGTTCCCCAGTTAGTAGTACCTCTAGTTACTAATCACTTCTTCTTGGCAgttattggagtgtttcacttctCTTGATTATACATCAACTGACCAAGAACAGAAGATATTGATTGGGATATTTTGCCTTATTTTGCATCATGCAGCAAGCAAGGCGCTTATTGAGCCTGCAAAGGCCATAATCTTTAACAGATCACTAGTTTCTTTGACGGATGGTATAATACAGGAAGCTTGTGCAAAGGGCCCATCTTTATTTCAACACAATCAGGAGACAGACTTTGGGGCATTCATGATTTTTATACTTCAGCTAGTGTTTTTCTCTCTAAGAAGGTGTGCAACTAGTATTATGTGTTTCATTTTAATTACCTTGCATGTGACCTAATGGTGGTCTTTTTTACAGTTTGCATGCTATCCTAGATCCCAATATTGACTGGCAAGAATTCCTGCAACATTCAGATAATGTCCAGTCTTTCTCTGTTGTTGGCATCCCATGCCATGATTTGTGCCGTCTCATGCACTTCGGTCCTTATCCTATTAAGCTTATTGCTTCACAATGTATGTTGGAATTGCTTACCAGGATTTCAGATCAGAGGAGCTATCTTAATGCTGAATTAAGATGCTCTGCAAAATACATGAAGTCCATTATTGCAGTGACAGAGGGTTTAATCTTCAGTGAAGACAGTAGAGTTGCTGAAAATTGCGGTTCCTGTCTCTCGATGATCTTATGTTGGGAGAAATTTGGAAGCCAGGAGAATATGGTGATCAGAGAATCAAAATGGTCTAGGCTCATAATGGAGGAATTTGCTGTTGCCTTGACTGCTCCTGGTTTGACTTCAAAATCATTCAGTAATCAGCAGAAGATTGCAGCAAAAATAGCCGTGTCACTGCTTAAACTAAGCCAAGTACCAGAGTGGTTGACATCATTGTTTGATAGTACCTTGATATCTGGTGTAGTTGCTAATCTTTCTGCTAGGAATGTCACTGCAGATATTGTTAAGCTATTCAGTGAGCTTATGGCTAGGGGTTTTCTCACTCAAGAGCATATTGTTGCTCTACATAACTTGTTCCAGGTTAGTATCAACCCTAAATGCTCTTATGGTTCAGAAAAAGTATCAATGCTCTTCATAATATAGCGTTTAGGCCATAACTTGTTCCATTCATATGTAAAAAGTATCCCATATCTCATCGCAATTTCTTCGGTAAGGTATCTTGAGAGTGTTGTTTTTCCGTGTAAAGAAAATTGAAGATAtagctgccttttatttcactggCAGCAGAATGGAAACGACGTTAGCTGATAGATCTTGTGGATATGGATATGGTGCTCCCCGTTTGGAAGAGAACCTGTGCCAACTACATACGGAGTACTAAAGCACACAGCATTGCTTTGTTCCAGGCTTAACTATGACGTATCATGGCGCAGGTCTGCAGAAGACAACTTTACGAGGGAGGTTCGAGTTCGGAGTTGTCGGCGCAAAAGACTGAAGAAAAGGTGGCGAGAAGCTCCGATGACGTCCGTGCGTTGCTCTTTGGCATCGTGAtggatcagggtgcagcctcgTGCCCGTTGCAGATGGAGCAGCAGAAGCTTCTGTGTGAGATCGATCTGTTCTTCCAGGAGTCGAGCCAGCAAGAGCAGCATTAAGGCCCAGTAACTTGTTTCAGTTGTACAGCTGGCAGTATAGTTTGCAGCAATCTGGCAATGTTCATGTTATCTGAATTCTTAGAAGTTCTGGAACTGCTTGCATCAGTGTCGGTACTAGGTACGGCAGTCTGCGCAAATCTGCATGGAGCTGGATGGTGCACTCATAATCCGGGCCAATCACTTGTACAGAGAGTATGAAGTATGCAAATCTAAAACGAAAGAATGAATAGTGATCGTTGTAACTGTTTATAACTAATTTCGTGCTTTGTATTAGTTTGACAAATAAAATTTGCGTTGCTATTGTTAAAAATTTAAGGAAATTATTAACCATGAATTCAGGTGGATATAAGAAAGAGGTGACGCCAACATCCCCCATGATTATGAAGCCGCGCCCTTTATGAAAAGTGTCTTTGGCACATGAGCAGTGCTCTCGGTTTGTAAAAAAATTGAAAACATATTTTTCGGACTCCAAAAAATCTGAAATTAAATATGCGTATACATATACACATTTTGAAGGTAGGGTAGAAATATAGGAGGAAAATATGTTGTATATTAAGCCGTACACAAAATACAAATTTGGGACAATTTTTTATATCCTTATATACAGCCACCTCAAAATACAATGCAACTTCTATCAAAACTTGGCACGAGTATTCAAGATAGATGTATGTATTCATGGAATAAATTTAATACTTTTTTATAACAGGGAAGTGTATTTTTCAAATATTTTTAAAACCAGGAGAAGTGATGCTCACCTGCACCAAATTTGCTCTCCCTCGCAAAATTTGTCTCCCGGGGAAAGAACTTTTTTAAACAGTAGGCCTAGGCTCCACGTTAAATTCACAACGCCGACAACGACAAATACAAACGTGCTTACTCACAACTTAGAGGCAACCGACAACACAAGCGCACAGAAGATAAACACAAGAGCCCAGCTTGAGGCACCATTGGCATAGCCCGACATTACAAATTAAAACTATGGGGCACACATCAAAGGAGGAAGCAGCTAGCAATGTGCCATCGTCCGCTTCAGCCGACACATCAGAGCCCGTACTCCGCCATCTTCACCTCCGGAAGGGACCCCATGCCCCTCGCTCTGGATCAAAGGGCGCCGACCTGTCCGGAGGCGAATGAGTTCACCCTAGAACACCGGGGAGCACAGGAAGAATGCTACCAGGAAGAACCCAATAGAGACGCTGCAGGAGCTCCACCAACCGATCACCACCACCAAAGCTTCAATCACCATACCAGGCCACCGTTGCTGGATGAAGACGTACCAAAGACGAAACGACCGGAGTCGCCACGGACACCTCCGGTGAATTGCTCAACCACCGTCCCTTTAGTCCCCAAGATGGCGCCTCAAGGAAGGTGAACGACATCGCAACCCGCCGTCATCCGAAAGGGGAACCAGGGCTTTCACCCAAGACAGGGAGGGGTAGTGAAGGACGATACCTCGACGAGGCCTTCAAGAAGGAGCACGACGCCTGCAGCGCCGTCAGTGCTGTGGCCAACACCGCTGGccaagggtttcccccggtacctGCCCACACCGAACCAGCCCACCTTACACCTGGACCGACGGAGATCGCCAAACTGGTAGGGGAGAAGCAAATTGAGCAAGAAGAGGCTTCGAGCTTCAGATCTAGGACCAGGGCCGGCGGCTCAGCCCAACACCTGACCTCCGACCACCACCTCCTCGCCGCCCGCACGGTCGAGGGAGGGGGAGGGCACGCACCACGGACGCTACCCGCCGCCAAATCGACGCCGTCCACACTGCCTAGGGCCGCGCCCCGGCTTTCCGAAGCCCTCCACGCGAGCCAGAGCGGCGAGATCCCCGCCGCCACCTTGCTCGGTGCCGCACGGGCTTGCCCGGCAGCCCCTCTGGTGGCGGCGAGGCTGGGGGAGGAGGGGGGTGggaggcggcgctagggtttcgCCCCTACGGTCGCCCCCAACGGAGCGACACGGGAGGCAGGGGTGGTGGTGGTGActggtgtgtgtggggggggtgggggcggggatcGAGGGGGAAGAACTCAGGTGGCTGAGTCATCCCACCGTTGTAGGCGTGTGGAACTGTAGATACTAGGTTGTGCCTGTTGATACCGAGATTTCAAAATCGCGGAGATTTCAAAACCTGTcgtgaaacaaaacaaaaagcccTAATCGAAGAAGGTAGCTCTTCCGTTTCCCCAAATCCCACCGCCCCGGCCGCTCCGAACATGGCAACGAAAACCCCCAACCTTTCGGCGGCGGCGAGGTCTCGCCGGagcatgccgccgccgccaacgccaGCCGCCGCTCTGAGCCCTCCCTTCTCCCCTACCCCGTTGCGCGCCCGCCGTGGCGCCGTcgccgactcctcctcctcctcctccccccccGTCGAGCACCCATGCGTACGGCTCCTTCCCCTGCTGATTTCCCGCATTTCTCACGGGCGTCTATTTTCCCTAGCCCTTTGGTGTCTTGATTCGGTTTGTTGATCGGATCTTTGGTTCTCGCGGTCAGGTCAGGCTGTTGGAGTGGTGGCTGGCGAGGGTGGAAGGGGAAGAGCGGAAGCTCGCAGTCTGCGGGTACACTGAAAAGTAAGTTTTACACGCATCTCTTCTCAAGTGCGAATGAGTAAGTTCTGATACTTACAGATAAGCTATTGGTTGACAGGAACGAAGCATTCACCTCTGCACCCATAGCAAAGCGTCATGAGCCTCTTACGATTCAAGATGAGGACGGGGTTGTGGTGCTCCTTGTTGGTTCATTGAGCTATCCACGAATGCATGAAAATGGATTTTCTGCGCAGGTACGCACACTTTTTTTTCTTGTGTTTCTTGTTCATGAACGCCCATATAAATAAATTCATCCAAGATTCAAGCATGATCTGTATGTAGCATGTACATATATTAACCTCTGGTTGTGTTGTGTTGGCCTTACAATATCGAGGCTTATTCATGTCCAAAAACATCATTTCGTCATGCTGCTAATCTACTGCTCTGACAAATGACTTGGTCTATCACTGCAATCCGTGCGTGCAGATCTGCGAGAGGTTCATGATTGGATTTCCATACTGGTGGGAGACCTGGGATTCGCACATGGAAAATTTCCCGCAATTTTTTATCGATCCACGAGAGGGCTCAGCTCAATTTTACTTGCAGAAATTCCAGCTGGGCAAATTTCTTGAAACGTTAGGACCTTCATTCATCCAGAACCTTCTTAAGGATGATAAGAACAACACATTCAATGGGGCTGATACCTTCGCAGAGTGTTCAAGATTTGAGGAGTACACTTGTGGCAGTGATATCTCAACACAGGAAAAATCTGCAGAATCAAATGATGCCAGACCAGAACTTGTAGCTAGTGAGGTGGATAATGTGGAAACAGACTTGATTGCGAGCAGCCCTTCGCAACAAAAAGATAATGCAGACATTCATTGTAATTTAGTTCTTGGTCCCACAGAAGCGTGTACTAGCGATGGGACTTGCCAAGAGACAGGAAATCAGAATGATACCATTCATCCAGCAGCAGCGGAACGGGAAGCTGGTAGCCATCTTGTCAACTCCAATTTGATTTTCAGTAGGTCCCCTGACTGTATGCCCTGTGGCTTGGAAGATGAAAATACAAGTGCTGGAAACTCAGAGGGTATGGTGTCTAAATGTCTTTTAGATGCTGTACCACCTGAAAAGGATAATTTCTGCTCAGACATTGCCGGCACTTTGCAAGGTGTTGAACCCTTGAGTATGTGTAGGAGCAAAATGTTTAGAGACTGGTTAAGTTTTCTCGTGCCTATATTTCATTCGATCTTAATGTTTCTAAGAGAGTGgctgtttttttttttatttaGGTTATGAAAGTACCCCATTGGCTTCATTGAAGAATCAAGTCTGCTTGGAAGGAACTGAGCTCATCACAGTTACTCAGAAGGCAGTACCAAATGAAGATACATCAACTCCAGTTCATTCAGATGCGCAATCTCTGGAAAAAGTGAGTTTTAAACCGCACAGCTGAAAAATGTTGTATAAGTAATTGGTGTTTGAATCAAATATTTGCTACTATAGTATTTGTACCAGTTTGTTTGCTAATACAGTTAATATGCAAATAGTGCCTCTGCTAGTTTTCCTTTTCTTGTTGGTATGATGGTATCTCCCCTCATTTAGGACATTCTGAATTTGGCTTTATCAGGTAAAGTTGGGGGGGTTTGATTAGACGTGCTTGTACTCTCAAGTCACAAGAGAAGTTTATGGCATAAAGTTATGTTACAGAATAGTAGATAAAATTGTCACAAGGGTAACAATGGCAGTGGCCCAATTCTACATGCTTGCACTTTAAGCTGAAAACATTAAGACACCTAATTCAATCTAATAGCATGTTTATTTAAATTGTCTCCACTAATATAATCACATTCACAAAAATTGCATCAGTACGTTTTCAATGTGGTGTTCCTCTTCTGATATTTCTTGATGAATCATTTGTAATAACACAATTTATGTAGCATTACCTCATTACTAGGATGGAGCAGATTCCAGTTAATATCTTTCAAGTTGACGACTTCTGAGTGTGTTTATTGTGTGTGAACGTACTTTCTGTAGTGACACATTTAATCTGTAGAGTAAGTTATGATTAACAAGCCTTTATGCAGATTGATCTGTACCTCATGTATAAAAGATGAGTAAAACCAAATATTGTGATCCATTAAATTCCTTAGTGTGCAGAGTAAGGTCCTTCATACAGTATTTATCTTCTTATGATGACAAGTTCACATTAGCATATCTGAGCTAGTAATCTTAGTCGTTTTCCTCACGTTACATTGTGAATTTGCTGTCCTTTTACGTGGAAAAACAGATTGTAGGCCCAGCAGAGAAGCAAAAATCTGCACAGAAACTGTTGAGGACTCCTACTAAATCGCCAATGCCTAGAAGTCCTATTTTATATGTAAGTATGAAAATAGCTCCATACCCTTTTCTGTTGTTTAAAATTTAAAACATTGCAAGTTTTTTTCCATTAAACATTTGTTGCTGATGATTAGAGGGATCTGTTGTGCAATTGTCATGTGGTAACTGTTACCGAAGGTTGGGTCATTATATTGGACATACTTTAAGGACAAGGCGTTTTGGCACCCAGTAGCATATGATCCTTGTTTTTAAATGAGTTTAAAACACATTTCAAAATGTCAAACAATTCCGACAAAAAATGTCGCCCGCATACATCGCTAATTCTTGTATAAGCATAGCAAGTATTACATCAGTTTGCTACGCTGCTCTTGGACAAAGTGAATGACTTAAGTGCAGTTTTTTGCAACGCAGAACCAGTCTTACACCAGTTGTAGTTACCTGGTCATTATTTGTGATTGTTTTATTTGAAATACCATTAAAGTATGTTATGCCACTTTCTGGGATGGTTTTTTGTCCCAGTTTTACTGATTACATACAGCCTGTCTGCTTTGTGTAATTCTACTCTGTATAATTTGACTCCGTTGGCAGCAATTATGCTAGCCAGTATTTTGACTCATCTATATCTGTATTTATTGTGTTGTTCTTTGAAATACTTTAGGCACATCATCTTCCGCTGACTCGTGCAAGGGCCCACTCATTATCTATCTCAACACCTGAATCTCTCAAAATGAAAAAAACAAGATCAGGTATAATGCCGTTGGTCTCTGCTATTTAATCATTTACTTGGTATCCTTAAATATGAAGGGAATTGTTTTTTTTAGGTCGTGTGGTAGTACCCCCATTTGATCCAGGAAGCGAAAGGATTGTCTATAACATGGTTAGTAAAGAAATATCTTTTGACACTATATGATTGTGTTGTCTCCATGATGCGTAGTTTAATCTTGTTCATTGCACCAAAGTCCAAAACAAAAAGTGAATAATGAAAGAGATTCCTGCAAAAGGTTCCATATATTCAATACTGTAAAGAAGGCAACACGTGGCGATGGTCTGTCACATTTTCTTCTCACCGCCTTACATGTAGGACCAACCTTATCCTCCTTCGATTACATCCCACTACTATGGCCCAAGAGGCGATGTACTATGGTTGTCTTTATCAGGTTCTCGTCCTGCACAATTCGAGTTCAGTTCAGTACACTGTGCTCCATCCCAGTTctgctttttcttcttctttgtacAGAGCACAAAGACCAAAAAAACTGCATTGCACACAGTGCAAGTAATTTAATTACAATTATGAAAGCTTGTGTCAACTGCATACTCTTATTAAGGTTTTGTAGCCATGCACGGGCCCTTTACTAAATTATATTACTGTTCCACAATAAACAATCGTATTGCTAGGACTCAGAAGAACGATCAATGCAGTAGGTAATGAAGTGGGAGTGAGAGTCACTAGCACATTATAAAAACCTGAATATTTCCTATACTCTTATAGCCTTCTGCGCtgcaagttttttttttggcGAAAATCTGCAAGTTGTTCTTGACGAAGCAATGCATAACTTATCACATACTAGTGCAATGAAGATGCTTATCCTATGGTGTGATTTTCATGTCTTTAGTAGGACATGGAGGCATTCACTCACAGAATTTGGTGGATTCTATTTTTGAGAGCtttaaaaaaaattatttttaaCAAAGTATAGATATGATGCAGTTTTTCAATCTGTACAAACTTATGCAAGTTGAGATAATTGCTTGTTTCTTGGGACATGAGCCAAGCTACATCCGATATGTTTGTGATTCTGAGGAATATATTTTATCTAGCCCTTTCCTGTGCTCCGTGTCTTCCAGTTAATAACAGGATAATTTGGGTAGGATAAGGTTCAAAGACTTAGAGAGGCTCTGTGACTTGAAGAACGTCGATTATTTCACTGCTTGACTAGAAATGTTGAATGCTAGTCCTTTATGTAGGACGAATCAGCTTTGTCCCACAAGAGTCAGACTGTAGCTTTAATATCCTAACAGCCAGCTCTTTATTTGAATTCCGTTCCTGATAACACATTGCCTCCTAAATGCAATTGTGTTTCTTTTGTAGAATGGTATGATTTCAGGCGTATCTCCTGTGTCTCAATCACCTCTCGAAGGTCTGTTCAGATTGTTCACTGTCACATCAATATTGTTTCGTGGAGTACATCCTGTTTTTGAGAAACAACTGTTTGTAGGAAGCTCCCCCGCCAAATTGTCATGCAATGTAGCTTTGCTTCTTTGTAAGTATAATTTTGTTTGTGCTTTGCTGGCAGGGAGTCAtgcgagaaagagaaagagaagggcTCTCTGATTGACTTCCGGACACACTTGCTGCTGTTCGTTCAGAAGGCACTAATACTTCCAGGCCATGACATTTTGAGAAGGGCTCTCTGAGTGACTCCGGGGCTTGCATTTGCTGCTGTTCGTCAAGAAGACGCTAACACTTTGGGACCATACATTTCTCTGATGTACATGGAGTTCATAAGAATCTGTACCGGTGCTTCATTGGAAGCATATGTAACCAAGAGCTTAATTGGCAACCAGATAGCTTTTGATATCTTTGCCCGGTGCCATGGTCACAACTTGCTGCTCATGTTTGTGATGCATCCTCAACTGTAGAGGACTAGAGGCCACGCTAAGATCTCAGTTACCtcggtcaaaaaaaaaaaaaaaagatctcaGTTACCAACTTGAAAAAGGAGTCTTGACAAGTTGATATGAATGAAATTACAAGGTACAAAGTTTCTAGCTCTACATTTGATCTCCTAGATAATGACGCCTACTGAGGATCTATCGAATCCAGAGTCTTGCACTCTGTTTATCAGAGAAACAAATCTGCAGCAACCTGTATCTTCTGAAAACCAGCATTCCCAGCAAAGACTTGGGCCAGACGCATGGCAAGGGCTTCCACCACATCTGGTATGAGCAAGTTCAAGAGCACCTCGGTTTGCTGGCTTGCTGCTAGCAATATCCCCTGGTAATCACGGAGGATGATGCTTAGCTTGCATCAAACTCATTGTAGTCTTTGATTTTGCCCATGACACGATGAAAAAGCACCTCACATTGCGAGCATTGTTTCTGTCTCCCAGATCATGTACCAAATGGCTGTCGCTAGAATTAGCTTTTCAGATTTAGGAAAACTCCGTATTCTTTGTAGTGACTTGCATATCTCTTTCACATGTTGGCATTTTGAAAGACAATGTTCGAAATGGTCATCACGGTTGCAAAAATAACAGCAACACATTGTCGAGGTTAACTGCACTTGTATTTAAAATCATTTAGGAAGACAGTTATGAGCCATCCTCCAAAGTAGGAGCTTCGTTTTATTAGACACTGAGCTGCCCATAATTTTGTAGTACGTGCCTTGTACAGTCTTATGACATGGTGAAGATCCTTTGCCTGAAAAGCTATGTTCAGACCAGAATGCGCATGCGCTTGCTAACTTGTATGCCAACCTTCTATAGTCTTATACAAGCATTTCTTTTCTTTTCGAAATGGGGTATCCCAGCCCTGCATCAATGAGGAATTTGTTATTTCCTTACCGCTCCTGGTTTCACGTAGAGTCTTAAAAATTATTACAATTCATGGATCACAAAGGGTTTCAACACAAAAAATGAGCCACCGAAATAAAAACATTAACATGAAACGCCTTTGCATCATCGTCAGCACATCATCCACATCGGCTGTAAAAATTCTGTGCTACCATCACCAGTCACCTAGTATTCATAGCCAGGTGGGACTACATATATCCAATAGGTGGCTAAAGAAATAACCTGCAAAAATGATGGAAATTTTTTTCTGTTAAAAATGCAATCGTTACATACTCTCCATATTGCCCATAAAATAGCACAAACACCAACTCTAACTTGTGCTTTATTCTTTTGGAAACCCCGTTCAACAAATTCTCAAACATGTTTGTAATATTTAAAGGAGGTGGTATATTAAATGTCATGTAAATAATTGTACAAATCATGCGTGTGAATGGACAAGATATAAAGAGGTGTTGTATAGTCTCCACTTGTCACAAAATCAACACTTCACATCCCCTGCCAATTGCGTTTGACAAGATTGTCTTTCGTGAGTATGACTCTTATGTAGAATCACGTGAAAATCCTGATCTTCAGTGGTAGCTTCGTCTTTCAAATATACATTTTAAGGTAAACTATGTGGTCATTAAGCAAATTAATTTACATAGATCTAACTGAATAAAGGCCAGTTGGAGTTAGGCTCCATTTAAATTTATCTTCCTAATCTGGCGACTCAGGCGGCGAGTCTCTCATGCAAACTCCGGTGCTAGTTCCTGTCTCCGTTCAGGCTCCGTCTCTGGTTAGATCCCCGCCTTGTCCCCTTTGTGAGGCTCCTCTCCAAAACTCGGGGGAAGTTAGGGCTTTGGATCTGGAAGATGGATGATCATGGCAGACAGGCGGTTCCAACCGCCGCGTCGAATCTGGGTAGGGAAAAGAGACAGACTAATCAAGTTGGTGATGATGCTTCATCCTTCACTGGTCTTGGCGCCCGTTCATCGGGGATCTCTTCAATGTCTGAGCGTTTAGAGATCGATGAGGAAGAATTTGATGACCTAGTTTTGGAAGGAGAAACTGATGAGAGATTGGAGAACACCCGCCGGATGGTTGTTGCAAGAGTTCACTACCCCAAAAAAATTCAGTCGTGAGGCTTTCTTTCAGCA
This region of Lolium perenne isolate Kyuss_39 chromosome 2, Kyuss_2.0, whole genome shotgun sequence genomic DNA includes:
- the LOC127334253 gene encoding protein PUTATIVE RECOMBINATION INITIATION DEFECT 1 — translated: MESDGEVSPPRPSQGCGAGHRASDSLPTSAGGSVCVSCAAALLSSASAPSHHVSHVLATLSLALADPAFLAPLRAAHPRLLAAPLVDALAAAAATRDDALATQASDLAADLASAVGAPAASELIARLARLLSSGSLVKHLHTLHCLGLLLNSIKDAAAYIGDEFSLFFNLVNDLQLPSDDIRGEILFLLFKLSLLNATPWDNICDNDNVDLSAIGRSLLQLCLEVLLKTQNDAVRLNCIALLLTLAKKEAFDTFLLGDQSLIKSAESDNSTLPLNASIVVLFADAVKGSLLSTNLEVQTGTLDLIFHFLSSDANIHVLLETLIDENVADYVFEALRLSGNNDPLVISSIQVLSLLATSEERFKEKLAIGFSTLLPVLNYVAEIPFHPVQSQVLRLVWICIVNCSGILSLSQEEQIACTMTVILRRNDNCELGMCSETFVLVCSILIEILRSPSAHDIQRLPSFIEEASKHAISSTLPHGDNCAFLVPHSLRLLKEALVFCLEGNKDKISVEKDLEDSIIGICGTYLLHWLESAVVDGSDDETLGEILQIFHIILSSTSPSKQLKFAEMLASSSWFILSFGFMGLFPTDPVKSVVYLVTSSIVDKILGSKYGETIRDSYIYLPSDPTELIYVLGQCSSEDFNLASCQSAILVILYACSFYNERLVADSQLLSSVEQYILLNGVKFHYEITDSVMLTLLVHLYAFIRGIAFSCSTPYSPEAEKTLFRVMAYKEWDLLSIRAHPIALKWLFQKGELMKPLSLQMLDFCRTFCEDKTIVLPNSSHSVDIQMVAELVFSGETSLSSLLVSLLDQIIKDGTEDEVFSVVSVIAEILVISPCSSDQFTSCGVLDAVGSIYCLTYSSRIKTMCSFLIFNILYSANAMTVSQEDEWLALTIKLLECFTSLDYTSTDQEQKILIGIFCLILHHAASKALIEPAKAIIFNRSLVSLTDGIIQEACAKGPSLFQHNQETDFGAFMIFILQLVFFSLRSLHAILDPNIDWQEFLQHSDNVQSFSVVGIPCHDLCRLMHFGPYPIKLIASQCMLELLTRISDQRSYLNAELRCSAKYMKSIIAVTEGLIFSEDSRVAENCGSCLSMILCWEKFGSQENMVIRESKWSRLIMEEFAVALTAPGLTSKSFSNQQKIAAKIAVSLLKLSQVPEWLTSLFDSTLISGVVANLSARNVTADIVKLFSELMARGFLTQEHIVALHNLFQVCRRQLYEGGSSSELSAQKTEEKVARSSDDVRALLFGIVMDQGAASCPLQMEQQKLLCEIDLFFQESSQQEQH